Genomic window (Pyrus communis chromosome 13, drPyrComm1.1, whole genome shotgun sequence):
CTTTACCTTGTGGAAATATTCAGCAATCGTCATGTCTCGTTGGGCCACCGATAACAACTCGTTCTCGAGAAGCTGCAGtcttgtatcgttcctctttgaAAATAGTGTGGCAAAGGTGTCTCACGCTTCTTTTGGTGTCTTGGCCTTCCGTATGTGCTCCAACATGTCATCTTCAACTGTAGTTTTTAAGGCAAACATGGCCTTACCTGCCTTGATCTTCCACTTTCTCAAAGTGTTGCTGGTGTCTTCATCCGGCTGCGTAACTTCATTACCGCCAACGACATCCCAAAGATCTTGGTCTTGTAGGTAAGACTCCATGCACGTCGCCCATGTgctgtaatttttgttgttcaacttcttgattcctccaacaacttgaaggtCTCCCATCGTGTCGGTAGAGCTTCGATAAGCCGAACAAGATTAACCAATAATCTTGCGAAGTACTAAACTTCTCATGATTCTTGAAAGCTTCACTATAAACGGTCCTTGATCGTACctctctgataccaattgttggggaaaaacttagagtacacaactctaacacaagtgttggagagacaacacaagtaaacaaattacttgtattacacacacaaaatattacaacacacaaACTCTCAAAGACACACTTTAGAAGCAATGACACTCACTTTctttctagagacaaactctagaCCACTCACACTGCTCACAAGACTACTCCtacttctcactctcacttaGTCTTCTTAATTGATTCTTACTTctttttggttggtttttttttttttttttttgttgatacaaatggtgtggatgccttctccttttataagcatggatggaaccttggagaagcatggacACATCATGCTAaagatatctagataattccactaacttcctaagctagaattatttacactaatcttgcatgttggtggaaaccccaccattcttctagactcttccaccaacttaagaaacaacattctagtcCTTTCTACAAATAATTACTTTAACTTGGATAATCTAGCTAACCAACTTCAATGAATGTTCTAGAATTCTTTATTCTAGATTTGTGTAGGTCTTTCAATGAGATGGGGTTGATTTCTTTAACATTGGCTCATTAGTTTTTGTAAGATGGGTTAGTGGTATGGACTAATGGGAGCCGTGAGATTTGAAATAAGTAGTCTAGATTACTCAGTCCGTCGGATCCAGACTGCAAGATCTGAAGAGGATCTCGATTCCCGGTCGGAACTAATCTACAACCAGTTGCATGGTAAAATCTCTTGTAAGTGGGAATTGTAATTAGGGAAGCATCATTATCCGTTAAGTGTTCATTCAATGATTCATTTTCTTGTTCTGCAGAAGCCTCTGGTTCCTCTAAACAAACAGCCTACCGAGCTTCATATACTCTTTAATGGTAGAAAATAAACCGAAAATACGCCATTGAAGTTCTTCAAATAGTACAAGGATTATTATTCAGATTCAGAAGTTCTCTTCACAAATACGATAGTAGCAGCATTCCTTCCGGGCACTGACATACATAATTCAAGAGCGATATCTAACGACATATTACACAAGGTACAGCAAGACGTGACGAATGGAAGTTCAAAAAAATAGGGGGGGCAAATAGACTCAAAAATGGATCCACATTGCCTACTTACACAGATCAATCAGCTAAGCAATTATTTACAATGCGTGGAAATTTGCAATGCCGAATGCTGTTGTGGTCTATGAATTCAAATGTTTCATCTGAAAAAATACGACAGTATTTGATGAAGCTCCATTCCGGGGAGCTTTTTCTCCGCCATCAGATGCTGCTCGGAGTTCAAATTGTTGAGTTGCAAGCTTCGTCTGTGCAGAAAGATCGACATGGTTAGAGTGACAATGGATAACAATGAACTCCTCGTTAGTTGCATTTGCAATAACATTTCTCCGACTGAGAGTTGGAAACAGAATCAGACTGCAAAGATTTTGCGACTTACCAAGCAATATTGTCCCAGTGCAGAAATCCACCATGGCCTCTAGCATTTCTGAACTTATAAACCGCACCCGAAACTAGCCACAAAACGGAAAAACATAACCAATTGCTCGATGTTAAGCATAAATTACGGATGGCAAAATGTCTTGAAAGTTACAGAGAAATGGCAATACCTTCGTAACCCTCCAGAACCGGATCTTCTGATAGCAGCAAGGGCGTGTCTAGGTCAACAAACCTGTACAGAATACAAACACTTACTGAAGGATTTGGAAATAGAAAGCGAAAGAATTTTGGGAAACCAACAAAACCAGCAGGAAATGCAAATGATTTATCTTTTATGGAAAGGATAATGATACTTACTTAAAGCACCCCATGCCAGCAGCAAGATGGCCAGCAAAACCCATGGCCAGTCTAGTCTCAACCATACCACCAATCATCAAATTCAATCCCGCTGCCCTTGCTAACTCGATGATTTCAAGGGCTCGAAGAACCCCAACTTTAGCAAGTTTAATGTTAATTACATCGGCAATATTTTCTTCCACTATTTTCTTAACATCAGCTAAACTTCGACAGCTCTCATCAGCTGCAACTGATACTCCATATTTGTCTTTCGCAACGCGGTAAACATTTCCGAGGCCTTTCCAATCATCTCTATGGACCGGTTGTTCGAAGAGAAGAGGACTCACTCCCACCTctgaaaggtaaaaaaaaaaaaaacaagaaaatatttcaGAAACTCATTTGTAGGTTTTCACCATGagtgttttgtttacttttctAAGGGAAATCAATATGCTGTTTGCAGACACACAGGCTAAAAATGGTAACTTTGCCTTCTCTCCGCATCATTTACCATGTAATTTATCAAGAACTTGGATAGCTTCGTTGGAGTTATATCCTTCGTTAGCATCCAAGATAAAATAGCAATCGGGGTGAACAACACGTATAGCTTGAAGGACTTCTATGTCTGAATTCAAATTCTTTCCCACCTTAAGCTTTAAAGTTTTAAATCCTTCTTCACGGTACTTTGAAGCCAATGTAGCAGCTTCTGCTGCAGAAACAATCGGAATCTGCGCATATAAAGTTCAGTCTACTTTTCACTGAATAAAGCAAAATTTTAACTGCCAGAGTTACTTGAACAAGAGCTTAACTGTTATATCAGTAGTTATGGTGTTTGAAGCTCCACCAAACAGTCTCCACAAAGGGACACCGATACTCATTGAAACTGCATCAATTAACGCCATCTCAACTCCTGCCCTAACCTTCAATTCCAATTCAGCGAAAAAAGATTTCGGAAACCCTTAATAATGCTATTACATAAAGACATCAAATTGCTAAACAAGTGCTGCTGATTTTCATCAATAATTGCACCTGGTTCGCGTGATCAGGATAAAAAAGCCAATCAAAACGCTGACTTGAGCAAACCAAGTTTTGTACACTAGTCCCACCCCAACTCAGCTAAAGCCTAAACGTTACACAGTTGGGGTGCAAAATGTAAACTTTCCTGGAACATCACTCTAACAACTACTCCTATTTCCTCCATTATTTTCCCCTACATTTTCTCagcaaacaaacaaaggatAAGATCTTTATACCCAAATTCCAACTACATTCAACACAAAAATTGTTCAAATCACCAAACAACCAAACCCAATCAAAATACAATACTCAAACACCAAAACCAACAAATAAAccatttaatctaacaactacTCGCTTCCACTTCTCTGTTTTCCTACATTTTCTcagtaaacaaacaaaaagataagACTTTTACATCCCAATACCTACTCAATTAAAAGCAAAGGTGTTCGATTGTCAAACACCAAAACTaacaaataaacatataaaaaagTGTAAACTTTCCCTACAAGGACATCATACTGCTAAACAAATTCTGCTGGTTGTGAACAAAAACTGCATAAGATTCGCGTGTTCAGGATCGAAAAGCCAATCAAAATGCTGACTTaagcaaaacaaattttgtacaAAGCCAATAAAAAGGTAGTTCTTAAAGCAAAGGAAAAACTTGCTCACACTAGTCACACTCAACTCAGCTAAGTCTGAACTTTCCCGGGAAAATCATTCACTCTAACAACTACTCCCACTTCCTCTATCCTTTTTTCCTACACTTTCtcagcaaacaaacaaaagataaGATCTTTCCACTCAGAGTCCTACAAAGCTATCCAACTCCAGCTAAATTCAACTGCAAAGTTTTCCCATATCacagtaaaaagtaaaaacccaATCATGTAAGTGTAAAAAGTAATCTTTCCACTCATATACTCACAGAAGCAAACTCATGTCCAGGAAGAATTCCACCAATCTCCCCCAAAACCGAACCCAACGTCATCGCCGGACTTCGAAGCAAGAACTCGCAAGCTTCCTTAGCCTTAACCATGGCAGTATGCTGATCCTCTGCAGTCACAAAGGGCAAAATCGGAGTTTCACCCCAGCCCACGCACCCGTTACTCAACTCAACCCGGACGGCCACATTCTCCACCCTCTCCAGCCGCGAAGTCGCAATCGTGAACGGCGCAGTTAGCGGCACGTTCAGCGGCCGATTCTCTGCTCTCTGCACGTTCAACGTGAACGTCTCGAGCAGACTGCTGAACCCAAAAGTGGTAGGGGTGGCCAGAGCCATTTTTGGGGTGAATTTTGAAAAGGGTTTTGGTTTTCTGGGGTTTCGAGCGGAATGAGGAGCAAAGCAGAGGAGCAGAGAGCTGAACGGTGAGTGGAGAGAAAACCCAACTGAGCCCATTTGATTGGGATTCGTGGTGTTTGCTCTTTAGCTACGGATTTTCGCGGTTCTGACTTCTGCAGAAATCTGATTGGTTTGTGAGGAGGATCTGCATATCTGCACATGTTGTTCTTGGTTGCATAGACCTTTAGCAGAGCAGAGTACGACTGGaggcaaatttttttaattcaaatttcgATGTT
Coding sequences:
- the LOC137711972 gene encoding L-Ala-D/L-amino acid epimerase-like is translated as MGSVGFSLHSPFSSLLLCFAPHSARNPRKPKPFSKFTPKMALATPTTFGFSSLLETFTLNVQRAENRPLNVPLTAPFTIATSRLERVENVAVRVELSNGCVGWGETPILPFVTAEDQHTAMVKAKEACEFLLRSPAMTLGSVLGEIGGILPGHEFASVRAGVEMALIDAVSMSIGVPLWRLFGGASNTITTDITIPIVSAAEAATLASKYREEGFKTLKLKVGKNLNSDIEVLQAIRVVHPDCYFILDANEGYNSNEAIQVLDKLHEVGVSPLLFEQPVHRDDWKGLGNVYRVAKDKYGVSVAADESCRSLADVKKIVEENIADVINIKLAKVGVLRALEIIELARAAGLNLMIGGMVETRLAMGFAGHLAAGMGCFKFVDLDTPLLLSEDPVLEGYEVSGAVYKFRNARGHGGFLHWDNIA